A section of the Nyctibius grandis isolate bNycGra1 chromosome 30, bNycGra1.pri, whole genome shotgun sequence genome encodes:
- the TELO2 gene encoding telomere length regulation protein TEL2 homolog — protein MSSAMAGLERALREAAAGLGRGAEGAAAALGAVRAAVAAAGGPAALGERERALFGAFLRSVARAPSAARPEGGWRSCFLEAPPGPALCVLLEALGSPGPSFPPREVVEVLEQFLQEGRISALLWEVCQQQAQAASPELQEALLNKIVCLPDHVSNKLQGKNPPVFFPQNYFPLLGGAIIQVLQKISDSLRGGSDCSISFVSHVLGKACVHGRQKEILSVLVPRLTDLTQSDCIWQRICWRLVECVPDRWMEAVVLGFVQRAPGADVLSRLLGNLVVKNKKAQFVVTQKLLLLQYGHTTAVLQNLLGYLSLDSLRRALLIKVLQELLETWGSSSAVKHSPPEQQQYISKAILICLSHLKEPEIESCRQELLASMMEGVKCHLDSNLPQIRRLGMIVAESISAKINTDGPVLKFQYEEDDEARELKSLLVQTPPFCVVPNLPDDDRNEKADAALPLVLESKNKSHAAAPVMPDEESDAELDSDDDLIPYDMSEDKELKTKAPVYIRDCIEVLTGSEDVDKWEATVKALESLVRKNPAATREVSVELAKILLHLEEKTCIEGFVELRQRAQVAVLTTDPIPVAKYLTSQFYSLNYSLRQRMDILDVLVLAAQELSCPKSWKTKHSAAQKPCTQLLPGSDGSKDWRRIVDERIKSKTRRFATGPSQAELASGPNEFNSVAGHFFFPLIQHFDRPLTTFDLLGEDHLVLGRLVHTLAILMYLAVHTVAVAAMGKALLEFVWALRFHTDSYVRQGLLSCVSSMLISVPAEQLLEDMTEELLETQSWLGDVVEKDPDGDCRRLALQNLLLMENLKKKLRTVPS, from the exons ATGTCTAG CGCCATGGCGGGGCTGGAGCGGGCCctgcgggaggcggcggcggggctggggcggggcgcggagggcgcggcggcggcgctgggcgCCGTGCGGGCCGctgtggcggcggcggggggcccgGCCGCCCTCGGGGAGCGGGAGCGGGCGCTCTTCGGCGCCTTCCTGCGGAGCGTGGCCCGGGCGCCCAGCGCGGCGCGGCCCGAGGGCGGGTGGCGGAGCTGCTTCCTGGaggccccgcccggccccgccctcTGCGTCCTGCTGGAAGCGCTCGGCTCGCCGGG TCCCAGCTTTCCTCCGAGGGAGGTCGTCGAGGTACTGGAACAGTTCCTGCAGGAGGGACGgatttcagctctgctgtgggaGGTCTGTCAGCAGCAAGCACAGGCTGCCTCACCTGAGCTGCAAGAGGCCCTGCTCAACAAGATTGTGTGTTTGCCTGATCACGTGAGCAACAAACTCCAGGGGAAAAACCCACCAGTATTCTTCCCGCAGAACTACTTTCCTCTCTTGGGTGGTGCGATTATCCAGGTGCTGCAGAAGATCTCTGATTCTCTAAGAG GTGGCTCAGATTGCTCAATCTCATTTGTTTCTCATGTCCTGGGGAAGGCATGCGTTCATGGGAGGCAAA AGGAAATTCTGAGCGTTTTGGTGCCCCGCCTAACGGATCTCACCCAGTCAGACTGCATCTGGCAAAGAATATGCTGGCGGTTGGTTGAATGTGTGCCAGACCGCTGGATGGAAGCAGTGGTCCTGGGTTTTGTGCAGAGAGCACCCGG GGCAGATGTCTTGTCTAGGTTGCTGGGGAACCTGGTtgtgaaaaacaagaaagctcAGTTTGTGGTGACgcagaagctgctgctcttgcagTATGGCCACACG ACTGCAGTGCTACAGAACCTCCTTGGCTACCTGTCCCTGGACAGCCTTCGGCGTGCCCTATTGATCAAA GTGCTGCAAGAACTGTTGGAGacctggggcagcagcagtgctgtgaaaCACTCTccacctgagcagcagcagtatATTAGCAAGGCCATCCTTATCTGCCTCTCCCACCTGAAGGAGCCTGAAATCGAGAGCTGCAGACAAG aGCTTCTCGCGAGCATGATGGAGGGCGTGAAGTGCCACTTGGACAGCAATCTGCCACAGATCCGCCGTCTGGGAATGATTGTGGCAGAGAGCATTAGtgcaaaaataaacactgatGGGCCTGTGCTGAAGTTTCAG TATGAAGAAGATGACGAAGCAAGAGAATTGAAGTCCCTTCTGGTGCAGACTCCACCATTCTGTGTTGTCCCCAACCTTCCAGATGATGA CAGGAATGAGAAGGCAGATGCTGCGCTGCCGTTGGTATtggaaagtaaaaacaaatcaCATGCAGCAGCCCCTGTGATGCCAGATGAGGAGTCGGATGCTGAGCTTGACAG tgaTGATGACCTCATCCCTTATGACATGTCAGAGGATAAAGAACTAAAGACTAAGGCTCCTGTGTATATCCGAGACTGTATTGAAG TCCTGACAGGATCTGAAGATGTGGACAAATGGGAAGCTACAGTCAAGGCTCTTGAGAGTTTGGTTCGCAAGAATCCAGCAGCAACAAGAGAG GTTAGCGTGGAGCTGGCAAAAATCCTATTGCATCTGGAGGAGAAGACCTGCATTGAAGGCTTTGTGGAGCTCCGTCAGAGAGCTCAAGTAGCTGTTTTAACCACAGACCCAATACCT GTGGCAAAGTACTTGACCTCCCAGTTCTACTCTCTGAACTACAGTCTCCGTCAGCGCATGGACATCCTCGAT GTATTGGTTTTGGCAGCTCAGGAACTGTCCTGTCCCAAATCTTGGAAGACCAAGCATTCTGCTGCCCAGAAACCTTGTACCCAGCTCCTTCCTGGAAGTGACGGCTCTAAGGACTGGAGAAGAATTGTTGATGAGAGGATCAAAAGCAAAACTCGGAGATTTGCTACG GGTCCGTCTCAAGCGGAACTGGCTTCCGGACCAAATGAGTTCAATTCTGTTGCTGGGCACTTCTTTTTTCCATTGATTCAGCACTTTGACAG GCCTTTGACAACGTTTGATCTCCTGGGGGAAGATCACTTGGTCCTTGGAAGACTGGTCCACACTTTAGCAATCCTGATGTACTTGGCTGTCCACACTGTG GCAGTCGCTGCGATGGGAAAGGCACTGCTGGAGTTCGTTTGGGCTCTGCGTTTCCACACTGACTC GTATGTGCGCCAGGGTCTTCTGTCCTGTGTCTCCTCCATGCTCATCAGTGTCCCTGCGGAGCAACTTCTGGAAGACATGACAGAAGAGCTTTTGGAGACTCAGTCCTGGCTGGGAG ATGTGGTGGAGAAAGATCCAGACGGGGACTGCAGGAGGCTGGCCTTGCAGAACTTGCTGTTAATGGAGAACCTGAAAAAGAAACTCAGAACTGTCCCTTCCTAG
- the RNPS1 gene encoding RNA-binding protein with serine-rich domain 1 isoform X2 — translation MAPSPTKRKDRSEEKSKDRSKDKAATKESGEKDRGRDKTRKRRSASSGSSSTRSRSSSTSSSGSSSSTGSSSGSSSSSASSRSGSSSTSRSSSSSSSSGSPSPSRRRHDNRRRSRSKSKPPKRDEKERKRRSPSPRPTKVHVGRLTRNVTKDHIMEIFSTYGKIKMIDMPVDRLNPHLSKGYAYVEFENPDDAEKALKHMDGGQIDGQEITATAVLAPRPRPPPRRFSPPRRMLPPPPMWRRSPPRMRRRSRSPRRRSPVRRRSRSRSPGRRRHRSRSSSNSSR, via the exons GGCTCCCTCACCAACCAAGCGCAAGGATAGGTCTGAAGAGAAATCGAAGGACCGGTCCAAGGATAAAGCAGCCACTAAGGAATCAGGTGAAAAGGATCGTGGTCGAGACAAGACACGCAAAAGACGCAGTGCTTCCAGTGGGAGCAGCAGTACCAG ATCCCGTTCCAGCTCAACTTCGAGTTCAGGGTCCAGTTCCAGCACTGGTTCTAGCAGTGGCTCTAGCTCCTCTTCTGCCTCAAGCCGCTCTGGGAGCTCCAGCACCTCACGCAGTTCCAGTTCCAGCAGCTCTTCTGGATCTCCGAGTCCCTCTCGACGGAGACATGACAACAGGAGACGCTCCCGCTCCAA GTCCAAGCCACCCAAGAGAGATGAAAAGGAGCGGAAGAGGCGGAGCCCGTCCCCCAGACCTACAAAAGTGCATGTTGGAAGGCTCACTAGAAACGTGACCAAG GATCACATCATGGAAATTTTTTCCACTTATGGAAAGATTAAAATGATTGACATGCCAGTTGACAGGCTAAATCCACACCTCTCTAAAGGTTATGCTTATGTGGAGTTTGAGAACCCAGATGATGCTGAGAAAGCCCTGAAACACATGGATGGAG GCCAAATTGATGGTCAGGAGATCACGGCCACAGCTGTACTGGCACCACGACCTAGGCCACCTCCCAGACGCTTTAGCCCACCCAGGAGGATGCTGCCGCCACCGCCGATGTGGCGCAGGTCACCCCCTCGCATGAGGAGAAG GTCCCGCTCTCCTAGGCGCAGATCCCCTGTTCGCCGGCGATCAAGATCCAGATCTCCTGGCCGAAGGCGCCATCGCAGCCGCTCCAGCTCAAACTCTTCACGATAA
- the RNPS1 gene encoding RNA-binding protein with serine-rich domain 1 isoform X1: MELSGLKKKSLLGLKENNKKSNTRAPSPTKRKDRSEEKSKDRSKDKAATKESGEKDRGRDKTRKRRSASSGSSSTRSRSSSTSSSGSSSSTGSSSGSSSSSASSRSGSSSTSRSSSSSSSSGSPSPSRRRHDNRRRSRSKSKPPKRDEKERKRRSPSPRPTKVHVGRLTRNVTKDHIMEIFSTYGKIKMIDMPVDRLNPHLSKGYAYVEFENPDDAEKALKHMDGGQIDGQEITATAVLAPRPRPPPRRFSPPRRMLPPPPMWRRSPPRMRRRSRSPRRRSPVRRRSRSRSPGRRRHRSRSSSNSSR, from the exons ATGGAGTTATCAGGATTGAAAAAGAAGAGTTTGCTAGGactcaaagaaaataataaaaaatccaaCACTAG GGCTCCCTCACCAACCAAGCGCAAGGATAGGTCTGAAGAGAAATCGAAGGACCGGTCCAAGGATAAAGCAGCCACTAAGGAATCAGGTGAAAAGGATCGTGGTCGAGACAAGACACGCAAAAGACGCAGTGCTTCCAGTGGGAGCAGCAGTACCAG ATCCCGTTCCAGCTCAACTTCGAGTTCAGGGTCCAGTTCCAGCACTGGTTCTAGCAGTGGCTCTAGCTCCTCTTCTGCCTCAAGCCGCTCTGGGAGCTCCAGCACCTCACGCAGTTCCAGTTCCAGCAGCTCTTCTGGATCTCCGAGTCCCTCTCGACGGAGACATGACAACAGGAGACGCTCCCGCTCCAA GTCCAAGCCACCCAAGAGAGATGAAAAGGAGCGGAAGAGGCGGAGCCCGTCCCCCAGACCTACAAAAGTGCATGTTGGAAGGCTCACTAGAAACGTGACCAAG GATCACATCATGGAAATTTTTTCCACTTATGGAAAGATTAAAATGATTGACATGCCAGTTGACAGGCTAAATCCACACCTCTCTAAAGGTTATGCTTATGTGGAGTTTGAGAACCCAGATGATGCTGAGAAAGCCCTGAAACACATGGATGGAG GCCAAATTGATGGTCAGGAGATCACGGCCACAGCTGTACTGGCACCACGACCTAGGCCACCTCCCAGACGCTTTAGCCCACCCAGGAGGATGCTGCCGCCACCGCCGATGTGGCGCAGGTCACCCCCTCGCATGAGGAGAAG GTCCCGCTCTCCTAGGCGCAGATCCCCTGTTCGCCGGCGATCAAGATCCAGATCTCCTGGCCGAAGGCGCCATCGCAGCCGCTCCAGCTCAAACTCTTCACGATAA